Proteins from one Leptospira johnsonii genomic window:
- the lon gene encoding endopeptidase La, with the protein MDLFDDIGEVEGSIVPVDSILPPELFLVPIKTRPVFPGIITPLIVPGGKFAKAVDEVLKGNSFIGLVLLKDEENEKKTEENIYDFGVVAKILKKVNLPDGAVNILINTVRRFKVESFASTEPLLIAKVSYPEEEPGASKNTIKAMMRTLLIMTRELAQNNPLFTEEMKLTMLNVNEPGKMADFVCSILNIEKEDYQSVIESVNLKDRIEKVLLYLKKEIDLVSLQREIQENIQDKIDKQQRQFFLREQLKAIQAELGQKEGKYEKKYEKFLERLKAIPADPEVIEEVEREMDKFFYTDQNTADYNVVRNYLDIMESLPWEAAPSREIDLDKAKKTLDKDHYKLDDVKERILEFLAVKKLKPTEKGSILLLVGPPGVGKTSIAKSIAEAMGRKFFRFSVGGMRDEAEIKGHRRTYIGAMPGKIITALRITKEKDSVILLDEIDKLGLGMQGDPAAALLEVLDPEQNKTFRDHYLDLPFDLSSVFFIATANTLDSISRILLDRMEVINLSGYITDEKVQIFNKHLWKKVLEKNGIEPYGIQIDKKSVVTLIDHYSRESGVRGLEKQSDKLARKLALQIVKGETYPKHIQPKDVEKLLGVPKYTDDRMTKPTVPGTALGLAWTSVGGATLLIEAVFIKGKGGILLTGMIGKSMEESSSIALSYIKNFLGSEELFTEKTIHLHVPDGATPKDGPSAGITMAAAILSLVLNKRIKLGFGMTGELTLTGEVLAIGGLREKVVAAKRVGVHKIIFPSDNRPQLDEIPDYVKKGMEFFPVSKFEEVAKILFEPKVIDGVLKPKTEQVVVSKKTKPSPKKKIAPRKKK; encoded by the coding sequence GTGGATCTTTTTGATGATATAGGCGAAGTTGAAGGAAGTATCGTACCGGTAGATTCCATTCTTCCTCCCGAATTATTTCTGGTGCCGATCAAGACCAGGCCGGTATTTCCCGGGATCATCACTCCTCTGATCGTTCCGGGGGGAAAATTTGCAAAGGCTGTGGATGAGGTCTTAAAAGGGAATTCTTTCATTGGGCTTGTTCTTCTCAAGGATGAGGAGAATGAAAAGAAAACAGAAGAGAATATTTACGATTTCGGTGTAGTAGCCAAGATCTTGAAGAAGGTGAATCTTCCTGATGGCGCTGTAAATATTTTGATCAATACAGTTCGCAGATTTAAGGTGGAATCTTTTGCTTCCACGGAACCTTTGTTGATCGCAAAGGTAAGCTATCCGGAAGAAGAACCCGGCGCTTCTAAAAATACTATCAAAGCCATGATGAGAACCTTGCTTATCATGACAAGGGAACTCGCACAAAATAATCCTCTTTTTACGGAAGAGATGAAACTTACCATGCTGAATGTGAACGAGCCAGGTAAGATGGCGGATTTTGTATGCAGTATTTTGAATATTGAAAAAGAAGATTATCAATCCGTAATAGAATCCGTGAATTTAAAGGACAGGATCGAAAAGGTTCTGCTCTATCTGAAAAAGGAGATAGATCTTGTTAGTCTCCAAAGAGAGATCCAGGAGAATATCCAGGACAAAATTGATAAACAACAGAGACAGTTTTTCCTAAGAGAACAATTGAAGGCGATCCAAGCGGAGCTCGGTCAGAAAGAAGGAAAGTACGAGAAGAAGTATGAAAAATTCTTAGAAAGACTGAAAGCCATCCCTGCAGATCCGGAAGTAATAGAAGAAGTAGAGCGGGAAATGGATAAGTTCTTCTACACGGATCAGAATACCGCGGATTATAACGTTGTTCGAAATTACTTGGATATTATGGAAAGTCTTCCTTGGGAAGCTGCTCCTTCTCGAGAAATTGATTTAGATAAAGCCAAAAAGACCTTAGATAAAGATCATTATAAACTGGATGATGTAAAAGAAAGGATCCTGGAATTTTTAGCAGTGAAGAAGTTAAAACCTACAGAGAAAGGTTCCATTCTTCTTTTAGTAGGACCTCCCGGGGTCGGGAAAACTTCTATTGCTAAGTCTATCGCAGAAGCCATGGGCAGAAAGTTTTTTAGATTCTCTGTGGGCGGAATGAGAGACGAGGCGGAGATCAAAGGCCATCGTAGGACCTATATTGGTGCGATGCCTGGAAAGATCATCACAGCATTAAGAATTACTAAAGAAAAAGATTCTGTTATTCTTTTGGACGAAATAGACAAGCTTGGGCTTGGAATGCAGGGAGATCCTGCTGCAGCTCTACTGGAGGTTTTGGATCCGGAGCAGAATAAAACATTCAGAGATCATTATTTGGATCTTCCATTTGATCTTTCCTCTGTGTTCTTTATCGCTACGGCAAATACGTTAGATTCCATTAGTAGGATACTTTTGGATCGTATGGAAGTTATCAATCTTTCCGGTTATATCACGGACGAGAAAGTCCAGATCTTTAACAAACATCTTTGGAAAAAGGTGCTGGAGAAAAACGGGATAGAGCCGTACGGGATACAGATAGATAAAAAATCTGTGGTCACTCTGATAGATCATTATTCTAGAGAGTCAGGGGTGAGAGGTTTAGAAAAACAGTCCGATAAACTGGCTAGAAAACTCGCACTCCAGATCGTAAAGGGAGAAACTTATCCGAAACATATCCAACCTAAGGATGTGGAAAAACTTTTAGGAGTTCCTAAATACACGGATGATAGGATGACCAAGCCTACCGTTCCAGGAACCGCTTTGGGACTTGCTTGGACTTCTGTAGGAGGTGCGACATTACTTATAGAGGCGGTCTTCATAAAAGGAAAGGGCGGGATACTTCTTACTGGGATGATCGGAAAATCTATGGAGGAATCTTCCAGTATCGCTCTCAGCTATATTAAGAATTTCTTAGGTAGTGAGGAATTATTCACCGAAAAAACGATCCATCTTCATGTTCCTGACGGTGCCACTCCAAAAGATGGGCCGAGCGCCGGGATCACAATGGCAGCCGCCATTCTTTCCTTGGTATTGAATAAAAGGATCAAACTTGGATTCGGTATGACTGGAGAATTAACACTGACCGGCGAAGTTTTAGCCATCGGCGGATTAAGAGAAAAGGTCGTGGCTGCCAAACGGGTTGGTGTTCATAAGATCATTTTTCCTTCGGACAATCGACCTCAGTTAGACGAAATACCTGATTATGTGAAGAAGGGAATGGAATTCTTTCCGGTTTCTAAATTCGAAGAAGTAGCTAAAATTCTATTCGAGCCCAAGGTAATCGATGGAGTTTTGAAACCTAAAACGGAACAGGTGGTAGTCTCTAAGAAGACGAAACCTTCTCCTAAAAAGAAGATAGCGCCTCGTAAGAAGAAGTAA
- the nusB gene encoding transcription antitermination factor NusB: MSSSRRKSREIALMALYQLELVDPALSEVLKFRWYDKKIETEERDFAVSIINGVVKNAETIDTLIKKYSRNWDFARISPVNKCILRLSIYGLLHSKEIPPRVTIDEAVELTKEFESENSVPFINGILDSILQYETNRYGKPDPQEPNLPGDGRT, encoded by the coding sequence ATGTCCTCTTCCAGAAGGAAGTCCCGAGAGATTGCGTTAATGGCATTATACCAGTTAGAACTGGTGGATCCTGCCTTGTCGGAGGTCCTAAAGTTCCGTTGGTACGACAAAAAGATAGAAACGGAAGAAAGGGATTTTGCCGTTTCTATTATAAATGGTGTTGTGAAAAACGCGGAAACAATCGATACTCTCATCAAGAAATACTCGAGGAATTGGGATTTTGCTAGAATTTCCCCGGTGAACAAATGTATTCTGCGTTTGTCCATTTATGGGTTATTGCATTCCAAAGAAATTCCGCCCAGGGTCACCATCGACGAAGCAGTCGAGTTGACTAAGGAATTTGAAAGCGAGAATTCGGTCCCATTTATTAACGGGATCTTGGATTCCATCCTTCAGTATGAGACAAACCGATATGGAAAACCCGATCCGCAAGAACCGAATCTTCCTGGAGACGGAAGAACCTAA
- a CDS encoding pectin acetylesterase-family hydrolase codes for MQAKNLSIIFLISMLLLIGCKKDEPDNTKALTGAVLAEVLYNPYERITPPADDTILIPNTNTSYQNGRQYFPKCFGNAGNTKFYFFRKTTSANNKKLLINFMGGGACWSNNNCFGKSTTTFFNFLNDVPDLFVKVAFQGILDAGNSSNPFKDYDVLFIPYCTGDLHIGSSDVATYDDPYVSSDPSVYSHRGHDNVLSVLKYIQSNYTQVTDVVVAGQSAGGYGAILNYPHIRQVFSESARFPSFNKISLVADASNGAVINGFFSNIVKNQWGSASNIPDWVVGSNYLDGAPSIEDYLSKITTEYPNDVVGQYTAAFDSTQRWFFNVMGIINSGSPSYSDSSSYFGPGDARDVADLPKDGSNTPSNCNWAINANNAMAGTTGSKYYFYRAPGDIHTITTSDTMYGLVSNGVNFNTWLKSIVSNVGTPADVDCSLGSGSYPCTDKNFGANPLNDSLGRATSQDSFDNNKDLYETCFGP; via the coding sequence ATGCAGGCTAAAAACCTATCTATTATCTTTTTGATTTCGATGCTACTTTTGATCGGATGTAAAAAAGACGAACCGGATAATACAAAAGCTCTTACAGGAGCAGTCTTAGCCGAAGTTCTTTATAATCCTTACGAAAGGATCACTCCTCCCGCAGACGACACTATCCTGATCCCGAACACTAATACTAGCTACCAAAACGGAAGGCAGTATTTTCCGAAATGTTTTGGAAATGCAGGAAACACTAAGTTTTATTTCTTTCGAAAAACTACTTCTGCTAATAATAAAAAATTGCTCATCAACTTTATGGGAGGAGGAGCTTGCTGGAGTAATAATAACTGCTTCGGAAAGAGTACCACGACATTCTTCAATTTCCTAAATGATGTGCCTGATCTTTTTGTCAAGGTGGCCTTCCAAGGGATTTTGGATGCCGGAAATTCTTCTAATCCATTTAAAGATTATGATGTTCTTTTTATTCCTTATTGCACTGGAGATCTTCATATAGGTTCCAGTGATGTGGCTACTTATGATGATCCTTATGTATCCTCGGATCCTTCTGTCTATAGCCATAGAGGACATGATAATGTTCTCTCGGTCTTAAAATATATCCAATCGAATTATACCCAGGTGACCGACGTAGTGGTTGCAGGACAAAGTGCCGGAGGATACGGAGCTATATTAAACTATCCTCATATTCGCCAAGTATTCTCCGAGAGCGCAAGATTCCCAAGCTTTAATAAGATCAGCTTAGTGGCGGATGCTTCCAACGGAGCAGTGATCAATGGATTTTTCTCCAACATCGTAAAAAATCAATGGGGAAGTGCATCCAATATTCCGGACTGGGTTGTAGGTTCCAATTATCTAGACGGCGCTCCTTCTATCGAAGATTATCTCAGCAAGATTACTACGGAATATCCGAACGATGTTGTGGGTCAGTACACTGCAGCATTCGATTCTACCCAGAGATGGTTCTTTAATGTGATGGGGATTATAAACTCAGGCTCTCCTTCTTACTCGGATTCTAGTTCTTATTTCGGACCGGGGGATGCGCGAGATGTTGCGGATCTTCCTAAGGATGGTTCCAATACCCCTTCCAATTGTAACTGGGCGATCAACGCAAATAATGCGATGGCCGGTACAACAGGCTCTAAGTATTATTTTTATAGAGCTCCGGGAGATATTCATACAATCACTACGAGTGATACAATGTATGGACTTGTAAGTAACGGAGTGAACTTTAATACCTGGTTAAAATCCATCGTATCGAATGTAGGGACTCCTGCAGACGTGGATTGTTCTTTAGGTTCAGGCTCCTATCCTTGCACGGATAAAAATTTCGGGGCAAATCCTTTGAACGATAGCCTAGGAAGAGCCACCTCTCAGGACTCCTTCGACAATAATAAAGATCTGTACGAGACCTGCTTCGGTCCTTGA
- a CDS encoding peptidoglycan recognition protein family protein, with protein sequence MLRTALLIPIACIISTCTSLPETNFSITELASPIHPLSQLLPKEKSVPSLSVLRKKTKVSGILLHHTRGLSSEEYIIKSANSGWLVHYIVDKKGKIYGVEDPGSSLFKAAPKMDASMIHISWEGDKEDILKRPAQKKSLLYTIAKTSQEFGIPVTNFDVGSRSGIFTHSQAKKKFGGFLNGSDCGNENVLKALLEELKGSYFSEMEWKDRYGEWVLRKEKPFVGQNGEVKEPSYDKGRGVTPTPKAELENIEKTTDGLLPEEKRLKYNYRGAITADCVVLHFTAINDYEGTLRVLEKRNLAATFLADKDGKVYQLLDSPLHMAAAATGTNRNCFQIEIVGKDTEMLLANPAQTAAVSKLVYELCQKYEIPLNNQRIESLKGVFSHTQAKKKWGGSIFLDAQDFDPGEPYMKKVIETLGGTYYSEKDWYDRNGEEWILLFTDFQP encoded by the coding sequence ATGTTGAGAACTGCCCTTCTAATACCTATCGCCTGTATCATATCCACTTGCACTTCCCTTCCGGAGACAAACTTTTCTATCACGGAGTTGGCTTCTCCTATCCATCCACTCTCTCAGCTATTGCCAAAGGAAAAGAGTGTCCCTTCTCTCTCCGTTCTTCGCAAAAAAACGAAAGTAAGCGGGATATTACTCCATCATACCAGGGGACTCTCTAGCGAAGAATACATTATAAAAAGTGCAAATTCAGGATGGTTGGTGCATTATATAGTAGATAAGAAAGGTAAGATCTACGGTGTAGAAGATCCAGGAAGCTCACTCTTCAAGGCTGCACCAAAGATGGACGCAAGCATGATCCATATTTCCTGGGAAGGAGATAAGGAAGATATACTCAAACGTCCTGCCCAGAAAAAATCTTTGCTTTATACGATCGCAAAAACCTCCCAAGAATTCGGGATCCCGGTTACAAACTTTGACGTAGGTTCACGCTCCGGAATATTTACACATAGCCAGGCAAAAAAGAAATTCGGCGGTTTCTTGAACGGAAGCGATTGTGGAAATGAGAATGTACTAAAGGCTCTCTTAGAAGAACTAAAAGGTTCCTACTTTTCCGAAATGGAATGGAAGGATAGATACGGAGAATGGGTTCTCCGTAAAGAAAAACCTTTTGTAGGACAAAACGGAGAGGTCAAAGAGCCCAGTTACGATAAAGGAAGAGGAGTCACTCCTACTCCCAAGGCAGAACTGGAAAATATCGAGAAAACAACTGACGGACTTCTTCCGGAAGAAAAAAGACTCAAATACAATTATAGAGGCGCAATCACAGCTGATTGTGTAGTATTACACTTCACTGCAATCAACGATTACGAAGGAACCCTCAGAGTATTAGAAAAACGGAATTTAGCCGCCACCTTCCTCGCAGATAAAGACGGAAAAGTCTACCAATTACTGGATTCTCCGCTTCATATGGCTGCCGCCGCCACTGGAACAAATCGAAATTGTTTCCAAATAGAGATCGTGGGTAAGGACACAGAGATGTTACTTGCAAATCCTGCACAAACTGCTGCGGTCTCAAAACTCGTATACGAGCTTTGCCAAAAATACGAGATCCCTTTGAACAACCAGAGGATAGAATCTCTAAAGGGCGTATTCTCCCATACCCAGGCTAAGAAAAAATGGGGAGGCTCTATCTTTTTAGATGCTCAGGACTTCGATCCTGGAGAACCATATATGAAAAAAGTAATAGAGACCTTGGGCGGGACTTATTATTCGGAAAAAGATTGGTATGATCGAAATGGAGAAGAATGGATCCTTCTCTTTACCGATTTTCAGCCTTGA
- a CDS encoding Dps family protein, producing the protein MKPNIGIPEKDREAINQGLQKLLADTYFLYLKTHNYHWNVTGPLFNTLHLMFMTQYTELWNALDLVAERIRSLGYPAPGTYKAFSSLTSLKEEDGVPKAEEMLKNLVDGHEAVIRTARAILPSADSGGDEVTTDLLTQRLEIHEKTAWMLRSMLE; encoded by the coding sequence ATGAAACCGAATATAGGGATCCCGGAGAAGGATAGAGAAGCCATCAACCAAGGCCTGCAAAAACTTTTAGCAGATACGTATTTTTTATATTTAAAGACTCATAACTATCATTGGAACGTAACCGGACCATTATTTAATACCTTACATTTGATGTTCATGACCCAATACACGGAGCTTTGGAACGCATTGGATCTTGTGGCGGAAAGAATTCGTTCTCTCGGTTATCCAGCACCTGGAACTTACAAAGCGTTCTCTTCTTTAACTTCATTAAAAGAAGAAGATGGAGTTCCTAAAGCGGAAGAAATGCTGAAAAACCTTGTAGATGGACACGAAGCAGTGATCCGAACTGCAAGAGCGATCCTTCCTTCTGCGGATTCGGGAGGGGATGAGGTGACTACAGACCTTCTTACCCAAAGATTGGAGATCCATGAAAAGACAGCTTGGATGCTTAGGAGTATGCTCGAGTAG
- a CDS encoding helix-turn-helix domain-containing protein — protein sequence MRTLDKPWYFLNIPPMLNPEVVTPLFYFGSGLSFLLVVQKLIPPIKRREDRIGALLFLSLGIILFTVANVVLEIDRTYPHAIFLLLTSFSAIGPLSLLYTHSLIYPNQTLYRDIRLHFLVPGLFLLGEIFFFGRPWDSIISDLGDFRNIRYKHYLSWGFFITTALTTAYFGFRYRMLLTVNSIPELKSQIRFIFILATITVFAMYSLVFGFMFGLDILFRVGGLLVTGIVTLLFLAPSRYPDFFAPLTREVRKKKYEKSLLIGLDLNLLELRIQELMREDKLYRDPELTLHSLSEDLGIKPYQLTEFLNEHLQTGFHNYINGFRIEEAVKLLEEKLDQDILSICYFVGFNSKSSFNDAFRKVTGKTPTQLRQKKVEAPEKQRLHTTRSGIPLGKGLGGMVELGDSDRISVKNRPIKAENR from the coding sequence ATGAGAACACTTGACAAGCCTTGGTATTTTCTTAATATACCGCCTATGTTAAATCCCGAAGTGGTAACTCCTTTATTCTACTTCGGAAGTGGCCTTTCCTTTTTATTGGTGGTTCAAAAGTTAATTCCGCCTATAAAACGCAGAGAAGACAGGATTGGAGCACTTCTGTTTCTTTCGTTGGGGATCATACTATTCACAGTTGCGAATGTAGTCTTGGAAATTGACAGGACTTATCCGCATGCAATCTTCTTATTACTCACTTCTTTTTCGGCTATCGGGCCCTTATCTTTGCTATATACACATTCTTTGATATACCCGAATCAGACTTTGTATAGGGACATCCGTCTTCATTTTCTTGTACCTGGTCTTTTTTTATTGGGCGAGATATTTTTTTTTGGAAGGCCTTGGGACTCTATCATCTCCGACCTGGGAGACTTTAGAAATATCAGATATAAACATTATCTTTCTTGGGGTTTTTTTATAACAACTGCGCTCACTACTGCTTACTTCGGATTTAGATATAGAATGTTGTTAACCGTGAACTCTATTCCGGAATTAAAATCTCAGATAAGATTCATTTTTATTTTGGCAACCATCACGGTGTTTGCAATGTATTCTTTAGTTTTCGGATTCATGTTCGGTCTGGATATTTTGTTTAGAGTGGGCGGACTTCTTGTAACAGGGATCGTAACACTTCTGTTCTTGGCTCCCTCGAGATACCCGGACTTTTTTGCTCCGTTGACTCGAGAAGTACGAAAGAAGAAGTATGAAAAATCTCTTCTGATTGGTTTGGATCTGAATTTGTTAGAGCTTAGGATCCAAGAATTGATGAGAGAAGATAAACTGTATCGAGATCCGGAGCTGACTCTTCATTCTTTATCGGAAGATCTGGGAATTAAACCTTATCAGTTGACCGAATTTTTAAATGAACATCTGCAAACTGGATTTCATAATTATATCAACGGTTTTAGGATAGAAGAAGCGGTCAAACTTCTGGAAGAAAAGTTAGATCAGGATATTCTTTCCATTTGCTATTTTGTAGGATTCAATTCCAAATCCTCCTTTAACGACGCATTTCGAAAAGTGACAGGCAAAACTCCTACACAACTTCGTCAAAAAAAAGTAGAAGCCCCTGAAAAGCAAAGATTGCATACAACTCGCTCGGGAATTCCTTTGGGAAAAGGATTGGGTGGTATGGTGGAATTGGGCGATTCAGATCGAATCTCTGTGAAAAATCGCCCGATCAAGGCTGAAAATCGGTAA
- a CDS encoding DegT/DnrJ/EryC1/StrS aminotransferase family protein, with the protein MGVPFIDIKRFEPGLLEAWEDKVKTLSKNASFIGGEEVALLEKNLATTAGTKYSIACANGTDALQLALRALGVGKGDKVLVPDSTFWATFESVVNVGADPATVDTNPDDLQMDFEEFKKALEEVKPKAAIIVHLYGWGSSKLEDYRKLCKEKGVFLLEDGAQSFGVLYKGKPIYQDALITTTSFYPAKVLGGAGDGGAVFTNDEELANKVRMLGNHGRTSHYGYGDVGWNSRMDTLQAAFLNLNLPHLEARLVSRRKAAEKYYQALPGLGVNVIHPPKDFQENGYCNVTLFDPAERPKIQEVLKAKGIGFGVIYPGAMSDQPGAKPYIVGKFGKEHRTGRICDSVLNFPLFPYMTDSELEEVFAAIKEYKSLS; encoded by the coding sequence ATGGGCGTACCTTTCATAGATATCAAAAGATTCGAGCCGGGATTACTAGAAGCTTGGGAAGATAAAGTAAAAACTCTCAGCAAGAACGCCTCCTTTATCGGAGGAGAAGAAGTCGCATTATTAGAAAAAAATCTGGCAACAACCGCTGGAACTAAATATTCGATCGCATGTGCAAACGGAACAGATGCACTTCAATTGGCACTGAGAGCCTTGGGCGTGGGAAAGGGAGATAAGGTATTAGTTCCTGACTCTACCTTCTGGGCGACATTTGAATCTGTAGTAAACGTAGGCGCCGATCCTGCCACAGTAGATACGAATCCAGACGATCTACAAATGGATTTCGAAGAGTTCAAAAAGGCACTCGAAGAAGTAAAACCGAAGGCAGCGATCATCGTTCACCTGTATGGTTGGGGAAGCTCAAAGTTAGAAGACTACCGCAAACTTTGTAAGGAAAAAGGAGTTTTCTTATTAGAAGACGGAGCCCAATCCTTCGGTGTTTTATATAAGGGAAAACCTATCTACCAAGACGCATTGATCACTACTACTTCTTTCTATCCTGCAAAAGTTTTAGGCGGGGCTGGAGATGGGGGAGCGGTTTTCACAAACGACGAAGAACTAGCAAATAAAGTAAGAATGCTTGGAAACCATGGAAGAACTTCTCACTACGGTTACGGAGATGTAGGTTGGAATTCCAGAATGGATACCTTGCAAGCTGCATTCTTAAATTTGAATCTTCCTCATTTAGAAGCAAGACTCGTTTCCCGCAGAAAGGCTGCAGAGAAATATTACCAGGCTCTTCCTGGCTTAGGAGTGAACGTGATCCATCCTCCAAAAGACTTTCAAGAAAATGGATATTGCAACGTTACTCTTTTTGATCCTGCCGAAAGACCTAAGATCCAAGAAGTCCTAAAAGCAAAAGGGATCGGTTTTGGAGTGATCTATCCGGGAGCAATGAGCGATCAACCTGGAGCAAAACCTTATATTGTAGGTAAATTCGGAAAAGAGCATAGAACAGGAAGGATCTGCGATTCAGTATTAAATTTTCCTTTATTTCCATATATGACTGATTCCGAGCTGGAAGAAGTTTTTGCTGCGATCAAGGAATATAAGAGCCTATCCTAA
- a CDS encoding TIGR04452 family lipoprotein yields the protein MKKSFLVPGFVFACWIFNCSLIDSTGLVDTVYKGSEAKEKIRNAAYVADLSFYTAAYGDSAVAASVALYGSIIDSFVVKIDDSKYYKKDDVNACTTDIRRFGASFIADSLGTLILSSNCNNMKPDGLLTTD from the coding sequence ATGAAAAAAAGTTTTCTGGTCCCGGGATTTGTATTCGCCTGTTGGATTTTCAATTGCTCATTGATCGACTCGACAGGTCTGGTGGACACTGTATATAAAGGCTCGGAAGCCAAGGAGAAGATTAGAAATGCCGCCTATGTAGCCGACCTTTCCTTCTATACAGCGGCTTATGGAGATTCGGCTGTTGCAGCTTCAGTAGCGCTTTATGGTTCGATAATCGATTCTTTTGTTGTGAAGATAGACGATTCGAAATATTATAAAAAGGATGATGTTAATGCGTGTACCACCGATATCCGAAGATTTGGTGCTTCGTTCATCGCGGACTCTCTTGGAACTTTAATACTTAGCAGCAATTGTAATAATATGAAGCCGGATGGATTGCTTACTACCGATTAA
- a CDS encoding TIGR04452 family lipoprotein — protein MKKIISILFLLSAFTTNCNIVESTNLVNDAYSGGEAREKIRNAAFNADGIYYEKKYGGYNGLVTNLSFTNSLTVSFLLDLDDSKYYKKNKVNDCASDMEKFAYLNRLDSIGTFTLSENCRNFEEIGLLPK, from the coding sequence ATGAAAAAAATTATTAGTATATTATTTCTTCTCAGTGCCTTTACGACAAATTGTAATATTGTAGAGTCAACTAATTTGGTAAACGACGCATATAGTGGTGGCGAAGCAAGAGAGAAAATTCGAAATGCTGCATTCAATGCAGATGGGATCTACTATGAAAAAAAGTATGGAGGTTATAACGGTTTAGTCACTAATTTGTCTTTTACAAATTCGCTCACTGTCTCTTTCTTATTAGATTTGGACGACTCAAAATACTATAAAAAAAACAAAGTGAATGATTGTGCTTCCGATATGGAAAAGTTTGCTTATCTAAATCGTCTTGATTCTATCGGAACTTTCACGTTAAGTGAGAATTGTCGTAACTTTGAAGAAATCGGGCTTCTTCCGAAATAA
- the ribH gene encoding 6,7-dimethyl-8-ribityllumazine synthase — protein sequence MPQELKAKLDGKGQKHCIIVSRFNEFIVESLLKGSLEGLRMTGVEDKDITVVRIPGAYELPIVVSKAAGSKKYDSIICLGAVIRGATAHFDFVAGESAKVGSIGVQHSVPVIFGVLTTDTIEQAIERAGTKAGNKGYEAALTAVEMTNLLKLL from the coding sequence ATGCCTCAAGAATTGAAAGCCAAGCTGGACGGAAAGGGACAGAAACATTGTATCATTGTCTCCCGTTTTAACGAATTCATAGTCGAAAGCCTTTTGAAAGGTTCACTCGAAGGACTCCGCATGACAGGAGTCGAAGATAAAGATATCACTGTGGTACGGATCCCGGGAGCATACGAACTTCCGATCGTAGTTTCCAAAGCCGCAGGAAGTAAAAAATACGATTCTATCATTTGTCTCGGAGCAGTGATCCGAGGAGCTACCGCTCATTTTGATTTTGTTGCCGGAGAATCCGCGAAAGTTGGTTCCATTGGTGTGCAGCATTCCGTGCCAGTGATTTTCGGAGTTTTAACTACGGATACAATTGAGCAAGCAATCGAAAGAGCCGGTACCAAGGCAGGTAATAAGGGCTACGAGGCGGCTCTGACTGCGGTGGAAATGACAAATCTACTGAAACTTCTCTAA